The proteins below come from a single Crossiella sp. CA-258035 genomic window:
- a CDS encoding ABC transporter substrate-binding protein encodes MRRRDTLLTALAVSALTACTTAETPAPPQPGTFTIAVTEPATLLPGQAVDQPGKLLTGALWTPLLAADNPGAAPVPAAAERVESPDQRRWTIRLRPGWRFHDKTPVTAKSYAQTWAAARQEKWAAGALLDELGVREVGVPDELTLEVTLAKPLRHFPVALTSTLLAPLTEAALTRKDWTTLVGNGPFRAERPWSAGTRLVANPDYAGATKAKSQAITVQVADAAAQYAQVTAGKIDLATEIPAAEHGQLTGQFASRSATWPQPEATYLAFPARPEFADQARRHAVSMGIDREALATGPLAHRVTPATALLPQALGADRKDSACRPCNHDVQAAALLARQSELPKNLTIYFNQDTDQRNWAEPLAAQLRLSLNAPEIKVKGLPTAEYAESTRNHRFDGPYLLTARADYPHPTALLTTLATEVGFTNATYTELITTAATSDAADRDLRLAENIALRELPLAPLWSPHGHLYWSTRLAEVTPDPATGLRLSAIRAG; translated from the coding sequence ATGCGCCGCCGCGACACCCTGCTGACGGCCCTGGCGGTCAGCGCCCTGACCGCCTGCACCACCGCCGAGACCCCAGCGCCGCCCCAGCCGGGCACGTTCACCATCGCGGTGACCGAACCGGCCACCCTGCTGCCCGGCCAGGCCGTGGACCAGCCAGGGAAGCTGTTGACCGGCGCGCTGTGGACGCCGCTGCTGGCCGCGGACAACCCGGGCGCGGCCCCGGTGCCGGCCGCCGCGGAACGGGTGGAATCTCCCGACCAACGGCGGTGGACGATCCGGCTGCGACCGGGCTGGCGCTTCCACGACAAGACCCCGGTGACCGCGAAGTCCTACGCCCAGACCTGGGCGGCGGCCCGGCAGGAGAAGTGGGCCGCCGGCGCGCTGCTGGACGAGCTGGGCGTGCGCGAGGTGGGCGTGCCGGACGAGCTCACCCTGGAGGTCACCCTGGCCAAGCCGTTGCGGCACTTCCCGGTCGCGCTGACCAGCACCCTGCTCGCCCCGCTGACCGAAGCGGCGCTGACCCGCAAGGACTGGACCACGCTGGTCGGCAACGGCCCGTTCCGCGCCGAACGCCCCTGGTCGGCAGGCACCCGCCTGGTCGCCAACCCGGACTACGCGGGCGCCACCAAGGCCAAGTCCCAGGCCATCACCGTGCAGGTCGCCGACGCCGCGGCCCAGTACGCCCAGGTCACCGCCGGGAAGATCGACCTGGCCACCGAGATCCCGGCCGCCGAGCACGGCCAGCTCACCGGCCAGTTCGCCAGCCGCAGCGCCACCTGGCCGCAGCCGGAGGCCACCTACCTGGCCTTCCCGGCCCGCCCGGAGTTCGCCGACCAGGCCCGCAGGCACGCGGTGTCCATGGGCATCGACCGCGAGGCCCTGGCCACCGGCCCGCTGGCGCACCGGGTCACCCCGGCCACCGCGCTGCTGCCGCAGGCCCTCGGCGCGGACCGCAAGGACTCGGCCTGCCGCCCCTGCAACCACGACGTGCAGGCCGCCGCCCTGCTCGCCCGCCAGAGCGAGCTGCCCAAGAACCTGACGATCTACTTCAACCAGGACACCGACCAGCGCAACTGGGCCGAACCCCTCGCCGCCCAGCTCCGCCTCTCCCTGAACGCGCCGGAGATCAAGGTCAAGGGCCTGCCCACCGCCGAGTACGCCGAGTCCACGCGGAACCACCGCTTCGACGGCCCCTACCTGCTCACCGCCCGCGCCGACTACCCCCACCCCACCGCCCTGCTGACCACCCTGGCCACCGAGGTCGGCTTCACCAACGCCACCTACACCGAGCTGATCACTACCGCGGCCACCTCGGATGCCGCCGACCGCGACCTCCGCCTGGCCGAGAACATCGCCCTCCGCGAGCTCCCGCTGGCCCCGCTGTGGTCCCCGCACGGGCACCTCTACTGGTCCACCCGCCTGGCCGAGGTCACCCCCGACCCAGCCACCGGCCTCCGCCTGTCCGCGATCCGCGCAGGCTAA